In Quercus robur chromosome 11, dhQueRobu3.1, whole genome shotgun sequence, the sequence TAAGAGAATTACGTAAtggtaaaatgattaaatttgcTAACATTTTAAGCTTTTGGAACAAGTGGTTTTATAGTTTATCACGGTACCAAAGTGTTGGATCCTACTTATTAAGGAAGAGTTTGAGCCTACACATAGCCAAAAGTTTTAGAATGATATTTAAACGATTAAAATCATtcttttcctaacaattttattttattttaagatacATTTCCTAACAACATAAGCTATTGGTACCAGGACAAGTGggattgaattttttgtttgtatatCCATACAATTTCTTACGTTTTTTGTGAATTATTTGAGTGATGATGTCATGTCTGCAATATATAATAAGTCAACTACTAGGAGTAATTTCATTTGGTACCTGCTGCAGAGGCTgccagaaatttttttacagaAATTTGGGGACCAACTTGCTTCCATTGCTACAGTCAACGGTCCCAATGGTCGGGTTTGGCAATTGAGTTTGGAGAAAGATGAAAACGGCACTTGCTTTAGTGATGGCTGGGACAAGTTTTTGGATTACCACTCTATCAGTAGTAATGGCCATATTATAATCttcaaatatgaaggaaattcaacTTTCAATGTTCTTTTCATGTTTGATATGACTGCTGGCAAGATCGATTATCCCATTGACAATCTAAGTAGTGATGCGGAACCTGATTCAGTACCAAATGAAGAAGAGGAGAAAGATTTTGGGTATAATGATGTATCGCTTTCAACTACTTATAGCCCTTCCCAGAACTCTTCAGAAAGTTGGACTTCTGATGAGTATTTTAGTCAAGGAGTACTCAAAAAGCGTAATAAATATACCACTTGGACTGATAGAAAGAAAAGGCACATAAGAAAGGGTGCATGTAGTAGTGGACAAGCAGCTACTCAATCCTGTGATAAATGTGGTCATCACAAAGAAAGTGAATTTGCAAAATTTGACAAGGAGGAAGCTGAAAAAACTCCTAAGGAAGGCAGGTTCTATTCTTCAGGCAAAAggaatccaaaatccaaatataGTAAGctctataaaattacatatatGCTTTACATTGTGGCATGCTATTAGATAATTCTTCTCATGACTAGTTTGCTAACTGCAGAAGTAGATGACTTTTCGGCAACTTCAggattttccaaattttctaaaacaatCCAAGCTGCAAAGAAAAGAGCAAGTAAAGCAGCAGATATGTTTCAGTCTGAACATCCTTTTTTCAAAGCTATCTTGCGGCGTCATAACATATATAATAGTTTTGTGGTGAGTCACAGTTTGTGTTGTTggttttacttttaagtttcaCCTAGATATGTGATTTAGTTGCAAAATgcttagttttatatttttcttgtgtATGTAGTATGTGCCTGCTGGATTTTCTATGAAGTATCTACCTTCAGAGTCCATTGCACTTCAGGATTCTGATGGAAAACGGTTCCCTGCACGATGCTTCGATAGAGAGGGTTCAGGTGCAGGTAGGAGTATAGGCAAGGGATGGGCTACATTTGCTCGGGAGCATGATTTGGAAGAAGGAGATGTCATTGTCTTCGAGCTGATCAACAGGGAAACTATTGTCTTAGAAGTTCACATATTTCGTGCTATTGATTACTCAGGGATGTAAATtaatgtgtgtgtattttgGTGGTGTTTGGCTGGGAATTTGGGTGTTTCTCTATGAAGTTTTCAGGTTTTTAGAGCTTGGCTTTTGTGTGATTGAGggattttttgggtatttttctCTGGTTCTGTTTGTGAGAAGTTGTgtatgttttgggtttttggttgtttctGGAAAATTTTGAGGTGATGAAGCTTGCTTTGCATGGGAGGGGTGTCCCATATTTTGTAGGGAAAGATAGTGAGGTCACATGGAATGTGAGATAGCTTTTTCTTTGGCCTTTGGATAGCTTGCAATTTGTAGAGGGAAAGAGGGGAAATTTGGTTGTGCATGGGAACCAAATTGGCTATGCAAGCTTGGGGCAAGGACAAAATTTGTTAGTCATCTCCTAGATGGGTTCTAGAAGATGTGAGATTTAGGCAAGTGATCCACTAAGGTACTGCCACTTGGAATTATTAGGACCAAACCAATTTCAAATATGCACTTCTCTAAGCAATTACTAAGAAGTAAAGCACAGTAAAATGGTGATTTCCCGGTTTAATAGAATTTGGACATACACAATAAAATGGAAAACTAAATGAATTTCCAAGGAAATGCCAAAATATGTTAGGAATTGGctaatagaattttttattagctTTGACTGGTAATTACAAAAACATTTTAGGAATTGTTGCCTTCATGgtaactaaaatgattttttttttgctttgtagACATTGCAACAAAGACAGATGATGCCTTTATGCTTAATTAAAAAGACTTTGGTTTCAGCggggaaaaaaatcaaagaatttagATGTGTGCTGGTTATTTGATCATTCTTTATGGTGTCATAAAATTTTGGTTATTTGCAGGAACTTGCTGtctttttgtttatcaactgGACTTGATGGGGAAAGATTTTGAATCTGTGGAATGACTGGGGTAGTAAGATAAAAGTCCTTTTTACTTCTATAGTATTCTATGTTGTAATTAACAAACTCTAAACTTCTCTCACTTCCATGTGAAAATACAGCAATACTTCTTAACTTGTTCAGTATTCCATGTAGAAGAGAAGCACAATGCTATATGTTGACTCAAAACAGTCTCATTCCCTATGCTAAGCTCTTAAACCCTGGCAAATATGGTTTGTTGAATGCATTGATGAATGGACATGGAATGACTATTGTAGGTTAATTAGTCCAGCAGAGTTGTTTCTTGCTCCAAGATCCTACATTTCAAGTCTACTTTGAATATGTTTGCATGTAACAATGTTGTTTCAAGTAAATTATTGGGAAGTTTTAAATCTACAAACGTAGACACCAGTCCTGCATTTTCTTCTCTTGATTTCCATATTTCTGAAAGAGCAACTCTGTTAGAGAGTATCACTAATAAAGTTCTCCCATCTGCACTCTAAAACTCAAATGTCACTGACTGTGTTTTGCACAAATGCCATCATCTTCTCAAGGTGAGAAGGGATACATTCTACAAATATGTAAAATGAAAAGAGCATCGCTAGGCACCTCTCTTCATGCTATCTATTGTTAGATTGGTTTTGGACTTCCCAATCTAAAAAACTTTGCATTCGACTTGTTTAGTCTAGAATGTGATGCATCTCCCCTTCTAATATGATATCAGAACTGTCTTATCAATTATAACAATCAATTGCTATGTAAATTGCCGAATGTAATAGTTTTCCTGTAATGATATATTTATTAGACTAGTGAAGATATTGAGGCTTTGCTACTAATTCTCCTGATCGTGTTTAATATTTCactgagaaaataaaaaaaaaaaacttttctctGTACTTTGCCAGTGATTATAATCTATTTTAGCAACAACCAAAGCAATCTAGTTAACTGTTTTCCtcttttgtgggttttttacttttatttttttaaaataaacttaGCCGGTTTATATGCAGGTGTTTGTGTATTGACTTAGGCTGTAAATCTATTTGCCCAATAATTTGGCTGGACCAGAACAGCATATCCGAATTGCATCATTCTTCAAAGTTCCACTTTTCACTCCAGTTCCCAAATGAATGCAGAATTCCCAAATGAATACAGGATTCTGCAATTGCTTTAGCATTGTGTTTTATGTTGctgcaaagaaaaaatatttctaatgcATTATAAGCACATTAGCTTATGCAAAtatttctatctattttaatgtaagaacttactttttatattttgtacaaccgtttttcaaaaatacccacatcagattatctattctaccttctattttatttaaatgatcaatctttattttttgtttatcattATCTTcataaagtgagagagagaaagagagaaaggattTTGATTAGACAAGaggtgaggaaaaaaaatttttttaaatgatgacaAAGCTAGTTGTATTCACACTACTCTGTGTGtgtctataataataataataataataataataataataagtgaagttgagagaaactcaaattaaaatttcaaattagagtttcaattttgcgccatatgtcataaattatttatttttaaagagttttatttttaattttaaaatcaaactaGCATTATTCCCGTGTGATGCACAacttaatcaaaattcatatgtaaatagtttttttatatattaatttacttaaaattagataatagaatagataataaaaataattaaatattttacttttaagttatataataaattcatattgTGTGAAAATAAGATATTAtgaaatgcatatatatatatatatatatataaaagtaactTATTAAAAGAGTgcaataaatatatttgtttttggaatGCATAAGATGATTTATTCCTATGGCAGGCAAAAATTGACAGCTAAAAAACCAAGTGGACACTAACGTGTTATTTTTGTACACACAATATATTTTTAGAGGTGGAATGCATGGTCAACCCTTTTAGGTACCCAATTACAATACAGCTAATAGTAAACAAATTAGTTTGTGGTATGAAGTGAGCacactaaaagaaaaagagaaggccCTTTATTAGCTAAGTGTTCATCCTCGAGTTTAGTTCAAAGAAGGGTTTTACAGTTGATCGATTTATTTCcagttctttctctctctcttgtctcctttcttttttccttgatCCAGATGTTTCTTGGCTTTATATAGTTAGCCAAAATGCATCTGGACTCTAAATTTGGAGGGTTAGGATCACACTTctttgatacttgtcccatcaaggcCTTACTAGTAGGTCTTACACTGAAGTTTTATCTATGTGGGCACTGTTCAAACTTAATGGGGAAGTGACCATGAACAGTGCCCACATAGCTAAAACTTCAGTGTAAGACCTACTAGTAAGgccttgatgggacaagtatcaaggaAGTGTGATCCTAACCCTCCATATGTAGAGTCTAGATGCATTTTGGCTAACTATAGAAAGCCAAGAAACATCAGGatcaaggaaaaaagaaaggagagagagagagagagagagagagagagagagagagataaatcgATCAACTGTAAAACCCTTCCTTAGACTAAACCTGAGGATGAACACTTAGCTAATAAAGggccttctctttttcttttagtgtGCTTACTTCATTCCACGAACTGATCTGTTTACTATTATTTGTATTGTAGTTGGGTACTTAAAAGGGTTGACCTTGCATTCCACCTCTAAAAATATATTGGTTATGCAAAAATAACACGTCAACATCCACTTGGTTTTTTAGCTGTTAATTTTTGCCCGCCACAATTGGTGCTGTCTGTGAGAAGGTCTCCTAAGGTACCCCTGCAAAAATCTTATTATTATGGCCGGTCCCAGGCACAGCGGATCATTGGAATCTGTGGGCTTTCAGCACAAAGACCACTTTGTTAATCTCGAGCGAAGGAGGGATTGTCATGTGGCTCATACTTTAAGCGAAAGGGTGCCCTCTGTTCATTCTGAGCAAACTGGCCAGCATGAAGCCAGTCACCATTCGCGTGATGAGGAGGTGCATAACCtggagaaaaaaatgaaacgATTACGTCGACCTCTTTTTCGTAGAGCTCGAAATAAGGGAGGATAGAACGCCTTCCCCAGATCAATATTCAAGTACGGGAAGCAACGAAAGTTACCATCCACAAAGTAGAACTCCGCCTAGTGAATCATTCACGTTGTCATCCCATTGAAGTTTTGGACGAAATCAATATCGTATAAGGTCCAAAACTCCACCAAGAAGGAGCTAGAGGCATGTTGCCATGGGAAAGGCTCTCCTTCAGATATCCCGCTCCCTTTTTTCTTGGCGTATTAAATAGGCTGAGCTCCCTCGTCGCTTCAACTAGCCTACCTTTACCATTTATAATGGTAGGACCGATCATGTTGAACACGTTAGTTACTTTAATCAAAGAATGGCTATCCACTCCAAAAATAAAGCCTTTATGTGTAAGGTCTTCCCTTCAAGCCTAGGTTCGGTTGCCATGAGGTGGTTTGATAGCCTTGAGGAAGGGTCCATACATTTCTTTGAAGAGCTAACCAAGGCCTTTAGGGCAAGGTTTGTGACATGTAGCCAGGTTCCTAAACTCCTAGACTCTCTATTGTCAATGTCcatgaaagagggagagactttgaagaactattcggataggtattgggaagTTTATAATGAGATTGATGGAGACTTCGAAGACATTGCTGTGTGAACCTTCAAGGTAGGCCTCCCTACACATTTTGACTTGTGGAAATCACTAACTATGAAACCACCTCGAAGTATGCATCAACTGATGGATTGGATTGAGGAGCATATAAAGGTTGAGGATAATCAGAACTCTAGCAAGGGAAAAGCCAAGGTCTTTAATCCTGACCAAAGGGATAGCTCATAAGGTCAGTTCACATCCTCCCGATCGAGGAGGGAGTTTTTCAGTCAGGCATCCCGTAGCCTGGTTGGCCCTCAGGCAGTAACTCGATGTTTAAAGAGCCGATTTATCGAGTATTAGAGAAGAACAAAAGCGAGCCttactttaaatggccaaacaaaatgggagGAGATCCCACAAAAAGAAATCATAGTTTGTATTGTCAGTACCACCAGGACTGAGGTCATACAATCGAGGACTGTAGGATTTTACAAGACTTCTTTAACCAGTTATTCAAAGTTGGCAAACTGGAACAATTTTTACAACAGCCAGTTGATCAAAGAGGTCAACTCGCCACATGGCCATAGAGAAATAGAGCTCCACTATCATCTCTAGGAATGATAAACGTCATCTTTTCAGCCCTAAGGGAATACTTTCATTCAGTCGGCAAGGTAATGGCAATATCATCGTAGTTGGATGGATATGAAGAAGAAGCACTGTACAAGAAACCTAGAATTTTGGAACAGTTGCATGATGATACATTGGTGGTAACCTTGCAAATAGTGGAATTTGACGTGAAAAGAGTAATGATTGATCAAGGTAGTGGGGCTGAAATTACATACCCTGATCTATTTAGGGGTCTAAAGCTTAAACTGTAGGATTTGAGTAACTATGACGTTCTTTTGGTCGGGTTTTATTGGAAGGTTATTGTTACAAAGGGTATGATCCGGTTACATGTACAGATAGGGGAAAAGGTGGTGAGTGTGAATTTCATAGTGGTCAATGCCTTTTTTCCGTATACTGCCATTCTCGTGAGACTATGGCTACATGCTACGGGGGCGATCTCCTCAACTTTGCATGTAAAGTTAAAATATCCCACTAGCGAGGGGGTACCCGAGCTGGTAGGATGCCAAGCGATGGCCAGGCAATGTTTGGTGGCAGCGGTTAACCATCGTGCTCCTAAGGTGAGTCCTTTGGAGATAGAACCTGTCTTATAGCAATTATAGCTCGGTTTGCCACTCTCCTCGGATTTTTCAGTATCATGTGAGGAA encodes:
- the LOC126705044 gene encoding B3 domain-containing transcription factor VRN1-like, giving the protein MASRPRTRRRGVEPTDKRERCCKFPTRDPETFFKIVFNEKILRLPEIFLQKFGDQLASIATVNGPNGRVWQLSLEKDENGTCFSDGWDKFLDYHSISSNGHIIIFKYEGNSTFNVLFMFDMTAGKIDYPIDNLSSDAEPDSVPNEEEEKDFGYNDVSLSTTYSPSQNSSESWTSDEYFSQGVLKKRNKYTTWTDRKKRHIRKGACSSGQAATQSCDKCGHHKESEFAKFDKEEAEKTPKEGSLLTAEVDDFSATSGFSKFSKTIQAAKKRASKAADMFQSEHPFFKAILRRHNIYNSFVYVPAGFSMKYLPSESIALQDSDGKRFPARCFDREGSGAGRSIGKGWATFAREHDLEEGDVIVFELINRETIVLEVHIFRAIDYSGM